A region from the Dendropsophus ebraccatus isolate aDenEbr1 chromosome 1, aDenEbr1.pat, whole genome shotgun sequence genome encodes:
- the TMEM168 gene encoding transmembrane protein 168 produces the protein MCRSLRYCVSHCLHAAMTRLEEANREVNMHSSVRYLGYLARISLLVAICMGLYVRWEQTADALILVIFILGLFILGIASILYYYFSMEAASLSISNLWFGFLLGLLCFIDNSKFKYDVKEEATKYLLVSSIIIRTMCALVERICGYIRHRPTLLTSAEFLELVGFSIASTIMLVQKSISIILLVTAFALIIIDLRMKSFLALQNLGAFAVLTPLLFFPSLHIPVNPYALSCFFCCIISEPLLDVYFSGLSVTERWKPYLYRGRICRRFSVISVGLIEVVFFVLAAFKLSDLKHWYFVIPGFSIFGIFWLICHIIFVITLWGFHTKLNDCHKVYYTHRTDNSLDRVMASKGMRHFCLISERLVFFSLLATVILGAVSWQPLNGIFMSMFLIVLPLESMAHGLFHELGSCLGGTCVGYAVVIPTNFCSPNGQPMLLPPEHVQELNLRSTGMLNAIQRFFASHMIETYGCDYSTSGLTFDNLHTKVKSFLELRTMDGPRHDTYVIYYSGHSHSTGEWALAGGETLRFETLLEWWREKNSTYCSRLIIVLDTECSQPWVKEVRKVNDQYIAVQGAEMARIVDIEEADPPQLGDFTKEWVEYNCNPEHNISWSEKGRTVKALYGVSKHWSDYTLHLPTGNDVTKHWMIYFPRVTYPLVHLANWCGALNIFWVCKVCFKCLKRLKMNWFLPAVLDTGQGFKLVRS, from the exons ATGTGTAGGTCACTCCGTTACTGTGTTAGTCACTGTTTGCATGCAGCAATGACTCGATTGGAAGAGGCAAACAGAGAGGTCAACATGCATTCTTCAGTCAGGTATCTGGGCTACCTAGCCAGGATAAGCCtactagtggccatatgtatggGCCTGTATGTGAGGTGGGAACAAACCGCAGATGCATTGATATTGGTTATATTTATACTGGGGCTGTTCATCCTGGGCATTGCAAGTATCCTCTACTACTATTTTTCCATGGAAGCTGCCAGTTTAAGCATCTCTAATCTCTGGTTTGGATTTCTCCTTGGTCTTCTTTGTTTTATTGACAACTCGAAGTTCAAGTATGACGTAAAAGAAGAAGCTACAAAGTACCTGCTTGTTTCTTCAATCATCATAAGAACAATGTGTGCCTTAGTGGAGAGAATCTGTGGATACATTCGCCATCGTCCAACGCTGCTGACGTCAGCTGAGTTTTTGGAATTAGTGGGCTTTTCAATAGCCAGTACCATCATGCTGGTCCAGAAGTCCATCAGCATAATCTTACTTGTCACTGCATTTGCTCTGATAATTATTGACTTGCGAATGAAATCCTTTTTGGCACTTCAAAATCTGGGGGCCTTTGCAGTCCTTACACCCTTGTTGTTTTTTCCGTCATTGCACATTCCAGTCAATCCTTATGCATTGTCCTGCTTTTTCTGCTGCATCATAAGTGAGCCCCTTCTTGATGTCTATTTCAGTGGTCTTTCTGTCACCGAACGCTGGAAGCCATATCTCTACCGAGGCAGAATTTGCCGAAGGTTTTCAGTCATTTCTGTGGGATTGATTGAAGTGGTATTTTTTGTGCTCGCTGCCTTTAAGCTGAGTGACTTAAAACACTGGTATTTTGTGATTCCAGGATTCTCTATCTTTGGTATTTTCTGGCTAATCTGTCATATTATATTTGTAATCACTCTTTGGGGTTTTCATACCAAGCTAAATGATTGCCATAAAGTGtattacacacacagaacagATAACAGCCTAGACCGAGTTATGGCATCCAAAGGAATGCGACATTTTTGCCTAATCTCTGAGCGTTTGGTCTTCTTCAGCCTCCTTGCAACAGTGATTTTAGGTGCTGTTTCATGGCAG CCTTTAAATGGGATCTTTATGAGCATGTTTCTGATTGTACTACCCCTTGAGTCTATGGCGCATGGACTATTTCATGAACTTGGCAGCTGTTTGGGAGGAACCTGTGTTGGTTATGCAGTTGTAATTCCCACAAATTTCTGCAG CCCAAATGGACAGCCCATGTTACTTCCACCTGAGCATGTGCAGGAACTAAACCTGAGATCAACTGGAATGCTAAATGCTATTCAGAGGTTCTTTGCCTCCCACATGATAGAGACCTATGGATGTGACTACTCCACAAGTGGGCTTACTTTTGACAACTTGCACACAAAAGTAAAGTCTTTTCTGGAGTTAAGAACAATGGATGGACCCAGGCATGATACCTATGTAATATACTATAGTGGACATTCCCACAGCACTGGAGAGTGGGCTTTAGCAG GCGGTGAGACTTTACGTTTTGAGACTCTCCTAGAGTGGTGGAGGGAGAAGAACAGCACTTACTGCTCCCGCCTTATCATTGTGTTGGATACAGAATGCTCCCAGCCCTGGGTTAAGGAGGTTCGAAAAGTGAACGATCAGTATATTGCAGTTCAAGGAGCGGAAATGGCAAGAATTGTAGATATTGAAGAggctgatcccccacagctggGTGATTTTACTAAAGAATGGGTGGAGTACAACTGTAACCCGGAGCACAACATAAGTTGGTCTGAGAAAGGACGCACTGTTAAAGCATTGTATGGAGTGTCCAAGCACTGGAGTGACTACACCCTGCATTTACCAACAGGGAATGATGTGACTAAGCACTGGATGATCTATTTTCCTCGTGTTACTTACCCCCTTGTCCACCTTGCTAACTGGTGCGGAGCCCTCAATATTTTCTGGGTGTGTAAAGTTTGTTTTAAGTGTCTAAAGAGATTAAAAATGAATTGGTTTCTTCCAGCAGTGCTTGATACCGGCCAAGGGTTTAAACTGGTCAGATCCTAA